A single region of the Lysinibacillus sp. B2A1 genome encodes:
- a CDS encoding glycosyl transferase, protein MVSISLCMIVKNEEDVIGRCLASVKDLVDEINIIDTGSTDNTKEIAKQFTERIIDFKWIHHFAAARNFSFQQATKEYILWLDADDVFLAEDQEKFKSLKESLNSNIDAVSMNYHLSFDSEGNVSSLLRRYRLVRKDKQFQWIGAVHEYLEVGGNLLNSDVAVSHLPLSHDHSRNINIYRQLVQSGEPLSPRDTFYYANELLDHGQFDDALFYYETFLTSKLGWVEDNIQACYKLADCYFNLKDKENYLSSILRSFEYDIPRPEACCRLGFHFMEQFKNYEAIFWYEQALVIKQNPNAPFQNKTYTTWLPHLQLCVLFDRLQQYELANAHNELARSFIPNDEKVLHNKKYFEGILIKEHKDS, encoded by the coding sequence ATGGTGTCAATTAGCTTATGTATGATTGTAAAAAATGAAGAGGATGTCATCGGTAGATGTTTGGCATCCGTTAAAGACTTAGTTGATGAGATTAATATTATTGATACTGGTTCTACTGATAATACAAAGGAGATCGCGAAGCAATTCACAGAACGTATTATTGATTTTAAATGGATTCACCATTTTGCAGCAGCACGAAATTTTTCATTTCAACAAGCAACAAAGGAGTACATTTTATGGCTTGATGCAGACGATGTATTTTTAGCGGAGGATCAGGAGAAATTTAAATCGCTGAAAGAATCATTAAACTCCAATATAGATGCAGTTTCAATGAATTATCACTTAAGTTTTGATAGTGAGGGCAATGTAAGCTCTCTATTAAGAAGATATCGTTTAGTAAGAAAGGATAAACAATTTCAATGGATAGGAGCTGTCCATGAATATTTAGAAGTCGGTGGCAATCTTTTAAATAGTGATGTCGCTGTCAGTCATTTACCACTCAGTCATGATCATAGCCGGAATATTAACATCTATAGGCAACTCGTCCAATCTGGAGAACCTCTCTCTCCCCGTGATACCTTTTATTACGCAAATGAATTACTGGATCATGGACAATTCGATGATGCTTTATTTTACTATGAAACATTTTTAACCTCCAAATTGGGCTGGGTGGAAGATAATATTCAAGCCTGCTATAAATTAGCAGATTGCTACTTCAATTTAAAAGATAAAGAAAATTATTTGAGCTCTATACTAAGAAGCTTTGAATACGATATTCCTCGCCCAGAAGCGTGTTGCAGACTCGGATTCCACTTTATGGAACAATTTAAAAATTACGAAGCTATATTTTGGTACGAACAAGCTCTCGTCATTAAACAAAACCCAAACGCCCCATTCCAAAATAAAACCTATACTACGTGGTTACCTCATTTACAACTTTGTGTACTTTTTGACCGTTTACAACAATACGAATTAGCCAATGCCCATAACGAATTAGCTCGATCCTTTATTCCAAACGATGAAAAAGTTTTACACAATAAAAAGTATTTTGAAGGTATTTTAATTAAAGAGCATAAGGACTCCTAA
- a CDS encoding protoporphyrinogen oxidase, protein MMLVTQKRRKVVVVGGGITGLTAAFYMQKEASAQELPLDIVLVESSLRLGGKIQTLRKNGFIIERGPESFFDRENYVYTLAKDLGIEQEIITSNTGPTYIAVGSHLYPIPSNLLSGATPHVSSFITSGLFSLSGKIRAAGDFFIPRSAQNDDQPLGQFFRRRFGAEIVENLVEPLLAGTFAGDIEQLSMCSTFPQLYGLEQKYRSLLLGMKKSGTNFLSNNLIAKDKGIFQTFNNGLETLIEELEKSLLPGSIMKGVKVEEIEHRKDGSVQVVLNNFTQIKADAVIIATPFNVVEKMFSKQQLLTELSTMKAATIATVTMAFTKDQLGDLDALSFFVSRNSDFSITSCTWMNRKWPGTSPDDYVLLRSYIGRVGDEAIVALSDTEIEKTVLQDLNKTMGIDGDPITTVVTRWKNAMPQYTVGHEAKVQSIKQELQAHFPTVKLAGSSFEGISIPECVQQGKHVVEEVLKEIF, encoded by the coding sequence ATGATGTTGGTGACTCAGAAAAGACGAAAGGTAGTTGTTGTAGGCGGTGGTATTACTGGTCTTACAGCTGCGTTCTATATGCAAAAAGAAGCAAGTGCACAAGAATTGCCCTTAGATATCGTACTTGTCGAGTCGTCACTACGTCTTGGCGGAAAAATTCAAACACTTAGAAAAAATGGTTTCATTATAGAGCGTGGACCAGAATCTTTCTTTGATCGGGAGAACTATGTATATACGTTGGCAAAAGATTTAGGAATTGAACAAGAAATAATTACGAGTAACACAGGTCCGACTTATATTGCTGTTGGTAGTCATCTTTATCCAATCCCTAGTAATCTTCTGTCTGGAGCAACACCGCATGTCTCGTCATTTATTACATCTGGTTTATTTTCACTTAGCGGAAAAATACGTGCAGCAGGGGATTTTTTTATTCCTCGCTCTGCACAGAATGATGATCAGCCATTAGGGCAGTTTTTCAGAAGAAGATTTGGTGCAGAAATTGTCGAAAATTTAGTGGAACCATTACTTGCAGGAACATTTGCAGGAGATATTGAGCAGTTAAGTATGTGTTCAACCTTCCCACAGCTTTATGGATTAGAACAAAAATATCGTAGCCTTTTACTAGGAATGAAAAAGTCTGGTACGAATTTTTTAAGTAATAATCTTATTGCTAAGGATAAGGGGATTTTTCAAACCTTTAATAATGGTCTGGAGACACTTATCGAGGAACTTGAAAAATCATTACTTCCTGGATCAATAATGAAGGGTGTAAAGGTCGAAGAGATTGAACATCGTAAAGATGGCTCAGTTCAAGTTGTGTTAAATAATTTTACTCAAATTAAGGCGGATGCTGTTATAATTGCCACGCCATTTAATGTCGTAGAGAAAATGTTTAGTAAACAACAGCTTTTAACTGAATTGAGTACGATGAAGGCAGCTACTATTGCTACTGTGACAATGGCTTTTACAAAAGATCAATTAGGCGATCTGGATGCACTATCGTTTTTTGTCTCCCGAAATAGCGATTTTTCAATAACTTCCTGTACTTGGATGAATCGTAAGTGGCCAGGTACCTCACCTGACGATTATGTGCTATTACGCAGTTACATTGGTCGAGTGGGTGACGAAGCAATTGTAGCGTTATCAGATACTGAAATTGAGAAAACTGTGTTACAGGATTTAAATAAAACTATGGGTATAGATGGGGATCCAATAACGACAGTGGTTACACGTTGGAAAAATGCGATGCCGCAATACACTGTTGGGCATGAGGCGAAAGTCCAGAGCATAAAACAAGAATTACAAGCACATTTTCCAACTGTAAAATTGGCAGGTAGCTCATTTGAGGGAATATCCATACCAGAATGTGTGCAACAAGGTAAACATGTTGTAGAAGAAGTGTTAAAGGAAATATTTTAA
- a CDS encoding antibiotic biosynthesis monooxygenase has product MYIYLTSGTGDFLEQVRKKHSNQEMILLHGEGNSVLIHETEGKSVFATPRKFEVLDSVNDLEERGFFVFNNIPVTDEGRPVFEHRFLKRARAIEDEPGFLAFRLLRPLNSETYIVMTQWNGPHSFEAWKSSKAFTSAHAEREEPAGVRQQNIFSAASYITTYSVATKEENEE; this is encoded by the coding sequence ATGTATATTTATTTAACTTCAGGTACAGGAGATTTTTTAGAGCAAGTAAGAAAAAAGCACTCAAACCAGGAGATGATTCTATTACACGGTGAAGGAAATTCTGTGCTTATACATGAAACTGAAGGAAAATCTGTATTTGCCACACCACGTAAGTTTGAGGTATTGGATTCAGTAAACGATTTAGAAGAACGTGGATTTTTTGTTTTTAACAACATTCCTGTTACAGATGAAGGTCGACCTGTTTTTGAACATCGCTTCTTAAAGCGTGCACGTGCTATCGAGGATGAACCAGGCTTTCTAGCATTCCGACTACTTCGTCCATTAAATAGCGAAACCTATATTGTCATGACGCAATGGAATGGTCCACATTCTTTTGAAGCATGGAAAAGTTCAAAAGCATTTACATCAGCACATGCTGAACGTGAAGAACCAGCAGGCGTACGTCAGCAAAATATATTTTCAGCCGCTTCCTATATTACAACCTATAGCGTTGCCACAAAAGAAGAAAACGAAGAATAA
- a CDS encoding protein EcsB, with protein MKNLRDVWSSRFMHYIGEVQKYMQFIFTGHIAIVLVFLVGAGGYQYSEWLKIVQLDFPAELVIAVIVGILLAFSRPTSLLREPDQVYLLPVESKMSQYFKKALAWTFWSQVWIVAIVYIVSIPLLKAVTDLTTMEIWAVFVLIIVLKFLSVQGEFSYRYSERGKLIWVDRLIRAIIFGVTIYMALQTQLLFAIAATVIGCIYILIFRTKCKGEPVPYEHFVELEQNRMMSFYRFANYFADVPHLRGIIRRRAWLDWLYTFIPYKKENTQKYLVFRTFVRTDDHFYLWLRLTAISAVIAAFVDIPIVTWIVVGALSFASTIQLKQALLASGEFRMDMLYPLPDHARKAAVQQIVRVAMVTQAVIVGICSVMQPMFYVGIVIIIVVSEITTKVSKP; from the coding sequence ATGAAGAACTTGCGTGATGTATGGTCTTCTCGCTTCATGCATTATATAGGAGAAGTACAAAAGTATATGCAATTTATTTTTACTGGGCATATCGCGATTGTACTCGTATTTCTTGTTGGAGCAGGAGGCTATCAATATAGTGAATGGCTAAAAATCGTGCAATTAGATTTTCCAGCAGAATTAGTAATTGCTGTAATCGTCGGGATTTTATTAGCTTTTAGTCGACCTACTTCGCTTTTGAGAGAGCCGGACCAGGTGTATTTATTACCTGTAGAATCGAAAATGTCACAGTACTTTAAAAAGGCGTTAGCATGGACATTTTGGTCTCAGGTTTGGATTGTTGCGATTGTTTATATTGTAAGTATCCCTTTACTTAAGGCCGTTACTGATTTAACAACAATGGAAATTTGGGCAGTGTTCGTACTAATTATTGTATTGAAATTTCTTAGTGTCCAAGGTGAATTTAGCTATCGTTATAGTGAACGTGGCAAACTGATTTGGGTGGACAGACTAATTCGAGCAATCATATTTGGTGTGACTATTTACATGGCGCTCCAAACTCAACTGCTATTTGCAATCGCTGCAACTGTTATTGGTTGTATTTACATTCTTATATTCAGAACAAAATGTAAGGGGGAGCCGGTGCCATACGAGCATTTTGTGGAGCTAGAGCAAAATCGTATGATGAGCTTTTATCGGTTTGCAAATTATTTTGCGGATGTGCCCCATTTAAGAGGAATCATTCGTCGTAGAGCATGGCTTGACTGGTTGTATACATTTATTCCTTATAAGAAGGAGAACACACAAAAATATTTGGTGTTTCGCACTTTTGTACGTACAGACGATCATTTTTATTTATGGCTTCGTTTAACAGCTATTTCTGCTGTTATTGCAGCATTTGTTGATATTCCTATTGTGACCTGGATTGTTGTAGGAGCATTAAGCTTTGCGTCCACGATTCAGTTAAAGCAAGCCTTATTGGCAAGTGGAGAATTTCGTATGGATATGCTCTACCCATTGCCTGATCATGCGCGCAAAGCAGCCGTTCAACAAATTGTACGTGTAGCGATGGTCACTCAAGCCGTTATTGTTGGCATATGTAGTGTGATGCAGCCAATGTTCTATGTAGGAATAGTAATTATTATTGTTGTCAGTGAAATAACGACGAAGGTTTCTAAACCTTAA
- a CDS encoding two-component sensor histidine kinase gives MKKISTRIWILIFTFLIITVVFMYVLTDFLYERLYVEDTEDMMIEVGTKLQTMYAGGKVTDEFIADIEHYSNYSNLNIFAVRNPRELSACVPFDIDYETLIGPEDRQQLLAGHYVQKIGYEPRFDRQLISVVLPLVDQNRLEGIIYIYFPLAKISELANEQVTFLVGSALLFLIVISFLIYKGIRHIMRPLSELQRAVEEMSDGNYGTRVPVNSRDEIGRLSSTFNKMAASIQQEDEAQKTFLATVSHELRTPISYVKGYGEALHNGFIQEEQKEETIQLIVREANRMERLTNELLQLARMENEQTEITLYPIPLAETLREVQKILIHQAEKKRIVLKLEADDALIIKADEIKLKQIFINIIENAINYSNEQSKIEIVAVENHNSAQITIKDYGIGIPQEDLPHVTERFYRVNKARGRADGGSGLGLSIVEQLLKQLYGKIEIESKVEKGTTVKITLPLMEEE, from the coding sequence ATGAAAAAGATATCTACTCGTATTTGGATATTAATTTTTACTTTTTTAATTATAACGGTTGTATTTATGTATGTTTTGACTGATTTTTTATATGAACGTCTTTATGTGGAAGACACAGAAGATATGATGATTGAAGTCGGTACAAAATTACAAACTATGTATGCAGGTGGAAAGGTAACAGATGAATTTATTGCAGATATTGAACATTATAGTAATTATTCAAATTTAAATATTTTTGCAGTTAGAAATCCTCGTGAGCTTAGCGCTTGTGTTCCATTCGATATTGATTATGAAACATTGATTGGTCCTGAGGATCGCCAGCAATTATTAGCAGGACATTATGTACAAAAAATAGGATATGAACCTCGATTTGACAGACAGCTTATTTCTGTAGTACTTCCATTAGTGGATCAAAATAGACTTGAAGGCATCATCTATATTTACTTTCCATTAGCAAAAATTAGTGAGTTAGCAAATGAACAGGTTACTTTTCTAGTTGGAAGCGCCCTATTATTTTTAATCGTCATTAGTTTTTTAATTTATAAAGGGATTCGCCATATAATGCGACCATTAAGTGAATTGCAAAGGGCTGTAGAAGAAATGTCGGATGGAAATTATGGGACTCGTGTGCCGGTTAATTCTAGAGATGAGATTGGGCGATTATCTAGTACCTTTAATAAAATGGCAGCGTCTATACAGCAAGAGGATGAGGCTCAAAAAACGTTTTTAGCTACCGTTTCTCATGAATTACGAACGCCTATTAGTTATGTGAAGGGCTATGGTGAAGCATTGCATAATGGCTTCATACAGGAAGAACAAAAAGAAGAAACCATTCAGCTGATTGTTCGCGAGGCAAATCGTATGGAGCGTTTGACAAATGAACTGCTTCAACTAGCTCGGATGGAGAATGAGCAAACGGAAATTACGCTATATCCAATTCCACTTGCCGAAACATTACGTGAAGTTCAAAAGATATTAATTCATCAGGCAGAAAAAAAGAGGATAGTACTGAAATTAGAAGCTGATGATGCTTTAATTATCAAAGCAGATGAAATCAAGTTGAAGCAAATTTTTATAAATATAATAGAAAATGCTATTAATTACTCGAATGAGCAGTCAAAGATAGAAATAGTAGCTGTAGAGAATCATAACAGTGCTCAGATTACAATAAAGGACTATGGAATTGGTATTCCACAGGAGGACCTACCACATGTGACAGAGCGTTTTTATCGTGTCAATAAGGCACGTGGTCGAGCGGATGGTGGTAGTGGCTTAGGCTTATCGATTGTGGAGCAACTTTTAAAACAGCTATACGGTAAAATTGAAATTGAAAGTAAAGTAGAAAAGGGCACAACGGTGAAAATTACGTTGCCATTAATGGAGGAAGAATAA
- a CDS encoding uroporphyrinogen decarboxylase, which yields MTTFNDTLLRAARGERTEHTPVWYMRQAGRSQPEYRAIKEKYSLEEITHQPELCAYVTRLPVENYNVDAAILYKDIVTPLPGIGVDVKIKAGVGPVISNPIRSVADVEKLGEFNAKEQTPFVLETIKLLTQEQLNVPLIGFAGAPFTLASYMIEGGPSRNYNKTKSFMVSEPQAWFALMDKLADMIISYVTAQIEAGAKAIQVFDSWVGALNVEDYRIFIKPVMTRIFAELKKENVPLIQFGVGASHLAKEWNDLPIDVVGLDWRLPIKEAHANGITKPVQGNLDPSLLIADWSVIEKRAKDIIDQGLEMPGHIFNLGHGVFPEVDPEVLKRLTALIHDYSAQQIQARL from the coding sequence ATGACAACATTTAATGATACACTTCTTCGTGCTGCACGAGGGGAAAGAACAGAACATACACCTGTATGGTATATGCGACAAGCAGGACGCTCTCAGCCAGAATATCGTGCGATTAAAGAAAAATATTCGTTAGAGGAAATCACACATCAACCTGAGCTTTGTGCGTATGTAACGCGTTTACCAGTAGAAAACTATAATGTTGATGCGGCCATTTTATACAAGGATATTGTAACACCTCTCCCTGGTATCGGTGTAGATGTGAAAATAAAAGCAGGAGTTGGTCCTGTTATTTCCAATCCTATTCGTTCTGTCGCTGATGTAGAAAAATTAGGTGAATTTAATGCTAAGGAACAGACTCCCTTTGTATTAGAAACAATAAAATTATTAACACAAGAGCAGTTGAATGTACCTCTAATTGGTTTTGCTGGAGCACCTTTCACACTAGCAAGCTATATGATTGAGGGCGGGCCTTCAAGAAACTATAATAAAACAAAATCATTTATGGTATCAGAACCTCAAGCATGGTTTGCATTAATGGATAAATTAGCTGATATGATTATTTCTTACGTAACAGCACAAATCGAAGCAGGAGCAAAGGCAATTCAAGTATTTGATTCTTGGGTAGGTGCTTTAAATGTTGAAGACTACCGTATCTTTATTAAACCTGTAATGACACGTATTTTTGCTGAGTTGAAAAAAGAAAATGTGCCACTTATTCAGTTCGGTGTTGGAGCAAGCCATTTGGCAAAAGAATGGAATGACTTACCGATTGACGTTGTTGGCTTAGATTGGCGTTTACCTATTAAAGAAGCACATGCAAATGGTATTACTAAACCAGTACAAGGTAACTTAGATCCATCTTTATTAATTGCAGATTGGTCGGTTATAGAAAAGCGTGCAAAAGATATTATCGATCAAGGCTTAGAGATGCCTGGACATATTTTTAATCTTGGGCATGGCGTATTCCCAGAGGTAGATCCAGAGGTATTGAAACGATTAACAGCTCTTATTCATGATTATAGTGCTCAACAAATCCAAGCACGCTTATAA
- a CDS encoding HIT family protein has translation MSDCLFCKIIDGSIPSTKIYEDDHVFAFTDISPVAKGHTLLIPKQHCQDLFEMPEDVARNLYAAAPKIANAIKAAFQPIGLNTINNNGAAAGQTVFHYHLHFIPRYDEKEGLGLIWQTQKYTPEQLTEVAESIKAHL, from the coding sequence ATGAGCGATTGCCTATTTTGTAAAATCATTGATGGATCCATCCCAAGTACAAAAATTTATGAAGACGACCATGTCTTTGCATTCACAGATATTTCACCAGTTGCTAAAGGGCATACTTTATTAATTCCAAAGCAGCACTGTCAGGATTTATTTGAAATGCCAGAGGATGTAGCACGCAATCTTTATGCCGCGGCACCTAAAATTGCAAATGCTATCAAAGCAGCGTTTCAACCTATTGGCTTAAATACAATTAATAACAATGGAGCTGCTGCTGGACAAACTGTTTTCCACTATCACTTACATTTTATTCCGCGTTATGACGAAAAAGAAGGTCTAGGTTTAATTTGGCAAACACAAAAATATACACCAGAGCAATTAACTGAAGTTGCAGAAAGTATAAAAGCACATCTTTAA
- a CDS encoding multidrug ABC transporter ATP-binding protein, producing MSVLEVQHVTGGYTRKPVIKDLSFTIGKGELVGLIGLNGAGKSTTIKHIIGTMLPKEGDIRLNGVTLKENTDKYRTSFSYIPETPVLYDELTLREHLALTAMAYGLDEATLAARSELLLKEFRMEKRLNWFPSHFSKGMRQKVMIMCAFLVNPSLYIIDEPFVGLDPLGIQSLLDQMDEKKKEGASILMSTHILSTAEKHCDRIILLHEGRVRAQGTMNDLRQAFAMPHATLDELYIAMTKERDHEELA from the coding sequence ATGTCAGTATTAGAGGTACAGCATGTGACAGGTGGCTACACAAGAAAGCCTGTTATAAAAGATTTATCATTTACAATTGGAAAAGGGGAGCTTGTTGGCTTAATTGGCTTGAATGGTGCTGGTAAAAGTACAACGATTAAACATATTATTGGTACAATGCTTCCTAAAGAAGGGGATATTCGATTAAATGGTGTCACATTAAAGGAAAATACGGACAAGTATCGTACATCATTTTCTTATATACCTGAAACACCTGTATTATACGATGAGCTAACATTACGGGAACATTTAGCATTAACGGCAATGGCTTATGGTCTAGATGAGGCGACACTTGCAGCTCGGTCAGAATTATTATTGAAAGAATTTCGGATGGAGAAAAGACTGAATTGGTTCCCATCACATTTTTCTAAAGGAATGCGTCAAAAGGTAATGATTATGTGTGCCTTTTTAGTTAATCCAAGTCTTTACATTATTGATGAGCCCTTTGTGGGTCTCGATCCTCTTGGCATTCAATCATTGCTAGATCAAATGGATGAAAAGAAAAAAGAGGGCGCTTCTATATTAATGTCCACTCATATTTTATCAACGGCTGAGAAGCATTGTGATCGAATCATCTTATTGCATGAAGGACGTGTTCGAGCACAAGGAACGATGAATGATTTACGTCAGGCTTTTGCTATGCCACACGCGACATTAGATGAATTATATATTGCTATGACAAAGGAGCGGGACCATGAAGAACTTGCGTGA
- a CDS encoding amidohydrolase, with product MDQHLLEKIDAHFEEMVAIRRHLHMHPELSFQEHETANYISQFYKNLGVPVEANISGYGLIARIKGSKPGKTIALRADFDALPIQDEKDVPYKSTVPGVMHACGHDGHTATLLIIGKLLWEMRDDLVGEYILIHQHAEEVDPGGAIGMVQAGVLQGVDAIFGTHLSSNHPTGTIGYRVGPMMAAVDSFDLKIQGKGGHGAHPDQTKDAIVIGAQLIMNLQQIVARRVAPTEPAVLSVGSFVASNADNIIADTAYLNGTIRTFDKDIRETMEREFKRIIKGTEITHDCSIELNFRRGYPALVNHENETLFIREIAKDICEVFEMETTMGAEDFSYYLEEKPGTFFFTGAAPIAPAPHHHPQFDIDEKGMIVAAKVLLTAALDYQLIK from the coding sequence ATGGATCAACATCTACTTGAGAAAATCGATGCTCATTTTGAAGAAATGGTGGCTATCCGCCGCCATCTACATATGCATCCGGAGCTTAGCTTCCAGGAGCACGAAACCGCTAATTATATTAGTCAATTTTATAAAAATCTTGGGGTACCAGTTGAAGCGAATATCAGTGGCTACGGACTCATTGCTCGAATTAAAGGAAGCAAACCTGGCAAAACTATTGCCTTACGTGCAGACTTTGATGCACTTCCTATCCAAGATGAAAAAGATGTTCCCTATAAATCTACTGTGCCTGGAGTTATGCATGCTTGTGGGCATGATGGTCATACAGCAACATTATTGATTATCGGCAAGCTTTTATGGGAGATGCGCGATGATTTAGTAGGTGAATATATTTTGATTCATCAGCATGCAGAGGAAGTTGATCCAGGCGGTGCCATTGGCATGGTTCAAGCAGGTGTTTTACAAGGCGTTGATGCTATCTTTGGTACACATTTATCATCAAATCATCCAACAGGAACAATCGGCTATCGTGTGGGTCCAATGATGGCAGCTGTGGACAGCTTTGACCTAAAAATCCAAGGCAAGGGTGGACATGGTGCACACCCTGATCAAACTAAAGATGCAATTGTAATTGGGGCACAGCTTATCATGAACCTACAGCAAATAGTGGCACGTCGAGTTGCGCCAACAGAGCCAGCCGTATTATCCGTTGGCTCCTTTGTCGCTTCAAATGCTGACAACATTATAGCCGATACTGCTTATTTAAATGGTACTATTCGTACATTTGATAAAGACATACGTGAAACAATGGAGCGTGAATTTAAGCGTATTATTAAAGGTACGGAAATTACCCACGATTGTTCGATTGAGCTTAATTTTCGTCGTGGCTACCCTGCACTTGTTAATCATGAAAACGAAACATTATTTATTCGTGAGATTGCCAAGGATATTTGTGAGGTTTTTGAAATGGAGACAACAATGGGGGCTGAGGATTTTTCTTATTACTTAGAGGAAAAACCAGGCACATTTTTCTTTACAGGAGCTGCACCTATTGCGCCAGCACCTCACCATCATCCTCAATTTGATATAGACGAAAAAGGTATGATAGTGGCAGCAAAGGTATTATTAACAGCAGCCCTCGATTATCAATTAATCAAATAA
- a CDS encoding DNA-binding response regulator, giving the protein MTTVLIVDDERDMRNLIEMMLNNSNFETFTAASGMEAYDIIVREQIDLVLLDVMMPHEDGFVVCQSIRAMSNVPIIFLTARDANEDKVKGLTLGGDDYIVKPFTVEELLARIRAVLRRTGSSINEIQQKYIVTGPIKLDEISRKVSVNDKSIPLTLKEFELLHLFMKNPGNAYTREQLLERIWDIDYIGGTRTVDTHIKTLRLKLGKEAAAYVQTVWGVGYRFDANE; this is encoded by the coding sequence GTGACAACTGTATTAATTGTTGATGATGAGCGAGATATGCGCAATCTAATAGAGATGATGCTTAATAATTCTAATTTTGAGACCTTTACTGCAGCAAGTGGTATGGAGGCATATGATATTATTGTTCGTGAACAAATTGATTTGGTTCTACTAGATGTTATGATGCCGCATGAGGATGGCTTTGTAGTATGTCAAAGTATCCGAGCAATGTCGAATGTACCAATCATATTTTTAACTGCCCGTGACGCGAATGAAGATAAGGTAAAGGGGCTAACGCTTGGCGGGGATGATTATATTGTCAAGCCATTCACAGTAGAGGAGCTACTAGCTCGTATACGTGCAGTTTTGAGAAGAACTGGCTCAAGTATAAATGAAATACAGCAAAAATATATCGTTACTGGACCCATAAAGCTAGATGAAATATCTCGAAAAGTATCAGTGAATGATAAAAGCATTCCACTCACACTAAAGGAATTTGAATTATTGCATCTATTTATGAAAAATCCAGGAAATGCGTATACAAGAGAACAATTATTAGAACGCATTTGGGATATTGATTATATTGGTGGTACAAGAACTGTGGATACTCATATTAAAACGTTACGGTTGAAGCTTGGAAAGGAAGCCGCGGCATATGTACAAACCGTCTGGGGAGTAGGCTACCGTTTTGACGCAAACGAATGA
- the hemH gene encoding ferrochelatase, which yields MKEIKGLLVMAYGTPYKEEDIEPYYTHIRHGRKPSLEHLEDLRSRYEAIGGLSPLAAATKAQAEALCARLNEVQDAVEYKLFIGLKHIHPFIEDAVEQMVAEGIKEAITIVLAPHFSTFSIKSYNGRAVEAAGDRLTITSVESWYNEPKFIEYWKNKVNETFNGMSEEEREKACLIVSAHSLPEKIKELGDPYEDQLIETARLIQAATGVQNVEVGWQSAGQTPEPWIGPDVQDLTRDLYEQKGFRSFVYTPVGFVTEHLEVLYDNDFECKVVCDELGAKYYRPAMPNTHPLFIDAMVDAIHKKLS from the coding sequence ATGAAAGAAATCAAAGGCTTATTAGTAATGGCATATGGAACACCTTATAAAGAAGAAGATATAGAACCGTACTATACGCATATTCGCCATGGTCGCAAACCATCACTAGAGCATTTAGAAGATTTACGTAGTCGATATGAAGCAATCGGCGGATTATCACCACTTGCTGCGGCGACAAAAGCTCAAGCAGAAGCTCTATGTGCACGATTAAATGAAGTTCAAGATGCTGTAGAATACAAATTATTTATTGGTTTAAAGCATATTCATCCATTTATCGAAGATGCTGTAGAACAGATGGTAGCAGAGGGTATTAAAGAAGCGATTACTATTGTATTAGCGCCTCATTTCTCAACATTCTCTATCAAGTCTTATAATGGACGTGCAGTAGAAGCGGCTGGAGATCGTTTAACCATTACTTCTGTAGAATCTTGGTACAACGAACCAAAATTTATAGAGTATTGGAAAAATAAAGTGAACGAAACATTTAATGGTATGTCTGAAGAAGAACGTGAAAAAGCATGTTTAATCGTATCTGCGCATTCGCTTCCAGAAAAGATAAAAGAGTTAGGCGATCCATATGAAGACCAATTAATCGAGACAGCTCGTTTAATCCAAGCAGCAACTGGTGTACAAAATGTAGAAGTTGGTTGGCAATCAGCAGGTCAAACACCAGAGCCTTGGATTGGTCCAGATGTTCAAGACTTAACTCGTGACCTATATGAGCAAAAAGGCTTCCGTTCATTCGTTTACACACCAGTTGGCTTTGTAACAGAACATCTAGAAGTTTTATACGATAATGATTTTGAATGTAAAGTTGTTTGTGATGAACTAGGGGCAAAATACTATCGTCCAGCTATGCCAAATACACATCCATTATTTATTGATGCGATGGTAGATGCTATTCATAAAAAATTAAGCTAA